In the genome of Campylobacter concisus, one region contains:
- the trpC gene encoding indole-3-glycerol phosphate synthase TrpC, with the protein MILDEIIKKTKDDLEKRKADFPEEWLGRSLAYNPYVPRDVLSALRASQNEPIKIIAEIKKASPSKGVIREDFEPIKIAQEYEEYANAFSILTEPHWFKGDIEYITQVRRYASRPILRKDFIIDKYQILEALVYGADFILLIAKALTQGELKELLDYAHHLGLEVLVETHDASDVKKAIFAGANIIGINHRNLDDFTMDMSLCEKLIPLLPNGKIIVAESGLYEHEQLRQLSKIGVDAFLIGEHFMRQDNIKNAVKKIKEGE; encoded by the coding sequence ATGATACTTGATGAGATAATAAAAAAGACTAAAGATGATCTTGAAAAAAGAAAAGCAGACTTCCCTGAGGAGTGGCTTGGTCGCTCATTAGCATATAACCCATATGTGCCAAGAGATGTTTTAAGCGCGCTTAGAGCAAGTCAAAATGAGCCTATAAAAATCATAGCCGAGATCAAAAAAGCAAGCCCAAGTAAGGGTGTGATAAGAGAGGATTTTGAGCCGATAAAAATCGCTCAGGAGTATGAAGAATACGCAAATGCTTTTAGTATATTAACTGAACCACATTGGTTTAAAGGCGACATCGAGTACATCACTCAAGTTCGCCGCTACGCATCAAGGCCGATCCTTAGAAAAGATTTTATTATTGATAAGTATCAAATTCTTGAAGCTCTTGTTTATGGAGCGGATTTTATCTTGCTTATCGCAAAAGCACTAACACAAGGCGAGCTAAAAGAGCTTTTAGACTACGCTCATCATTTAGGGCTTGAGGTTTTGGTTGAAACTCACGACGCGAGTGATGTGAAAAAGGCTATCTTTGCAGGAGCAAATATAATAGGTATAAATCACAGAAATTTAGATGATTTTACGATGGATATGAGTCTTTGCGAGAAGCTTATACCACTTTTGCCAAATGGCAAGATAATAGTCGCTGAAAGTGGTCTTTATGAGCATGAACAGCTTAGGCAGCTAAGCAAAATAGGCGTTGATGCCTTCTTGATAGGAGAGCATTTTATGAGGCAAGATAATATAAAAAATGCCGTCAAAAAGATAAAGGAGGGCGAGTAA
- a CDS encoding tRNA1(Val) (adenine(37)-N6)-methyltransferase — protein MILAQLKSGYRYNSDTLVLYDFISSSLKNFSGRILDVGAGCGILGLLLKRDFKNSSLSLLDILQINGEISKFNASKNGLEAEIINANFANFKDSEKFDLIVSNPPFYHEGAKQSEDEHIKASRYTSSLSLKDFIKGISINLKPHKRAFFCYAPDDLSQIVMCLKEFKLNLVSLKFIHTKADKPANLALFEVRNNSNSKLKILPPLVMSKNGSHTKEAIEIFKKANTNSVDYQGLA, from the coding sequence ATGATCTTGGCTCAGCTAAAAAGTGGCTATCGCTACAACAGCGATACGCTGGTACTTTATGATTTTATAAGCTCAAGTTTGAAAAATTTTTCAGGTAGGATTTTAGACGTTGGCGCAGGGTGCGGGATACTAGGACTTTTACTTAAACGTGACTTTAAAAATTCCAGCCTAAGCTTGCTTGATATCTTGCAGATAAATGGTGAAATTTCTAAATTTAATGCCAGTAAGAACGGCTTGGAGGCAGAAATTATAAATGCTAATTTTGCAAATTTTAAAGATAGTGAGAAATTTGACCTCATCGTATCAAATCCGCCATTTTATCACGAGGGTGCGAAACAAAGCGAAGATGAGCATATAAAGGCTAGTAGATACACAAGCTCTTTAAGTTTAAAAGACTTTATAAAAGGCATAAGTATAAATTTAAAACCTCATAAAAGGGCGTTTTTTTGCTATGCACCTGATGATCTTAGCCAGATCGTAATGTGTCTAAAAGAGTTTAAGCTAAATTTAGTAAGCCTAAAATTTATTCATACAAAGGCTGATAAACCAGCAAATTTAGCCCTGTTTGAGGTAAGAAATAATTCAAACTCAAAGCTAAAAATTTTGCCGCCTTTAGTGATGAGTAAAAATGGCTCGCATACAAAAGAGGCGATTGAAATTTTTAAAAAAGCTAATACAAACAGCGTTGATTATCAGGGGCTAGCGTGA
- the lpxD gene encoding UDP-3-O-(3-hydroxymyristoyl)glucosamine N-acyltransferase: MKLSEIALKVNATFSGEDIEIFALNSLKNANKAELTYCDGEKNAKFISTSNAGAILVTKSLLDLVPAGMVTLVCDNPHLAFALLSKDYAKPLFCEPKPSNIAKSAKIMPNVYIGSNVSVGENTVVMAGAFLGDNVTIGKNCIIHPNVVIYNDCVIGNECHLLANCVIGSDGFGYAHTKTGEHVKIYHNGNVVLGDFVEIGACTTIDRGVFESTMIANYTKIDNLVQIGHNCELGNGCLIVSQTGLAGSTVLGRNVVMGGQSGSAGHVKVGDFAQIAARGGVSKDLPGGKKYAGAYPIMELSDQFKLQAKILRFFKKN, encoded by the coding sequence ATGAAACTAAGTGAAATAGCTTTAAAAGTAAACGCTACTTTTAGCGGAGAAGATATAGAAATTTTTGCCTTAAATTCTTTAAAAAATGCAAATAAAGCTGAGCTAACATATTGCGACGGCGAGAAGAATGCAAAATTTATAAGCACATCAAACGCTGGAGCCATATTGGTGACAAAATCGCTTTTAGACTTGGTGCCAGCTGGTATGGTCACACTTGTGTGTGATAACCCGCACCTTGCATTTGCCTTGCTTAGTAAAGATTATGCTAAGCCACTTTTTTGTGAGCCAAAGCCATCAAATATCGCCAAGAGTGCAAAGATAATGCCAAATGTCTACATAGGCTCAAATGTGAGCGTGGGTGAAAATACGGTAGTCATGGCTGGAGCATTTTTGGGCGATAACGTAACTATCGGTAAAAACTGCATCATCCATCCAAATGTCGTCATCTACAACGACTGCGTCATCGGCAATGAGTGCCATCTTCTGGCAAACTGCGTTATAGGCAGCGATGGCTTTGGCTATGCACATACAAAAACTGGCGAGCATGTAAAAATTTATCACAATGGCAATGTTGTTTTAGGCGATTTTGTCGAGATCGGTGCTTGCACAACGATAGATCGCGGCGTTTTTGAAAGCACGATGATCGCAAACTACACAAAGATAGACAATCTCGTTCAAATAGGCCATAACTGCGAACTTGGAAATGGCTGCCTAATAGTCTCACAAACTGGACTTGCTGGCTCAACAGTGCTAGGCAGAAACGTCGTAATGGGCGGACAAAGCGGCTCAGCTGGTCATGTAAAAGTGGGCGACTTCGCGCAGATCGCAGCACGCGGTGGTGTTAGCAAAGATCTGCCTGGTGGCAAAAAATACGCTGGAGCTTATCCGATAATGGAGCTTTCAGATCAGTTTAAACTCCAAGCAAAAATTTTGAGATTTTTTAAGAAAAATTGA
- the ilvN gene encoding acetolactate synthase small subunit, whose product MRRTISVIVLNEHGVLARISGLFAGRGYNIDTLTVAPIPESNFSRLSIVTSGDERVLEQIVKQLHKLIPTYKVIESGEFVEKEMALLKIPLGENFAGLEAILKSYNGIVTNTNENYIVVMVADDASRIESFLKSIKKFNPVDVVRGGSVIMDI is encoded by the coding sequence ATCAGAAGAACGATTTCGGTTATAGTTTTAAATGAACACGGCGTTTTGGCTAGAATTTCTGGGCTTTTTGCGGGCAGAGGCTACAACATCGATACGCTAACCGTTGCTCCAATACCTGAGAGCAACTTCTCAAGGCTAAGTATCGTAACAAGTGGCGACGAGAGAGTTTTAGAGCAGATCGTAAAGCAGCTTCACAAGCTCATACCAACGTATAAAGTCATAGAAAGTGGCGAATTTGTCGAAAAAGAGATGGCTCTTCTGAAAATTCCGCTTGGTGAAAATTTTGCCGGTCTTGAGGCGATACTAAAGTCGTACAACGGTATCGTTACAAATACAAACGAAAACTACATCGTTGTCATGGTGGCTGACGATGCGAGTAGGATCGAGAGCTTTTTAAAATCGATAAAGAAATTTAACCCAGTTGACGTCGTACGCGGCGGATCTGTGATAATGGATATATGA
- the mnmH gene encoding tRNA 2-selenouridine(34) synthase MnmH encodes MPLFELDAEQWLEKRSSFEILIDARSPHEFLYSHIKDAINLYALNDIEHKEVGTLYKSDRSLAKSLGAKYICKNLQNIIDEVYKRAKVGSAIGIYCAKGGLRSNSVGYVLSMIGYRVFRLSGGYKTYRNHVLEFLNRPLSTKFITLFGNTGCYKSKLIRALSPSIDLEAMANHLGSVFGAINGAQPSQKSFEDALFEKLITLKDEICFIEGESRRIGSLSLPKSLYEAMRSGINVEVGASLEKRISCIVDDYKSVDKAFFDECMKKISPFIDKKARDEAVVKFNENDIAKVAEILLTKYYDKVYKKNENINVFINSDDFDEAVKKLNDIKNEAKFLA; translated from the coding sequence GTGCCGTTATTTGAGCTTGATGCAGAGCAGTGGCTAGAGAAAAGAAGCTCTTTTGAAATTTTAATAGACGCAAGATCGCCACATGAATTTTTATATTCTCACATAAAAGATGCTATAAATTTATACGCTTTAAATGACATAGAACATAAAGAGGTAGGCACGCTCTATAAAAGCGATAGATCCCTAGCAAAGAGCCTTGGCGCAAAATATATCTGCAAAAATTTACAAAATATCATTGATGAGGTTTATAAAAGAGCCAAGGTTGGTTCAGCTATTGGCATCTACTGCGCTAAAGGCGGGCTTAGATCAAATTCTGTTGGCTATGTGCTAAGCATGATAGGATATAGAGTTTTTAGACTTAGTGGCGGTTATAAAACTTATAGAAATCACGTTTTAGAATTTCTAAATCGACCTTTGAGCACGAAATTTATCACTCTTTTTGGAAATACTGGCTGCTATAAAAGTAAGCTAATAAGGGCTCTAAGCCCATCAATAGACCTTGAAGCTATGGCAAATCACCTAGGCTCTGTCTTTGGAGCGATAAATGGCGCGCAGCCAAGCCAAAAAAGCTTTGAAGATGCGTTGTTTGAAAAGCTCATCACGCTAAAAGATGAAATTTGCTTTATCGAGGGCGAGAGCAGAAGGATCGGCTCGTTAAGTTTGCCAAAAAGTCTTTATGAGGCGATGCGTAGTGGCATAAATGTCGAAGTAGGTGCAAGTTTAGAAAAAAGAATTTCTTGTATAGTAGATGACTATAAAAGCGTGGATAAAGCCTTTTTTGACGAGTGTATGAAGAAAATTTCGCCATTTATTGATAAAAAAGCTAGAGATGAAGCTGTGGTTAAATTTAATGAAAATGATATTGCTAAAGTAGCTGAAATTTTACTCACAAAATACTACGATAAAGTCTATAAGAAAAATGAAAATATTAATGTTTTTATAAATTCTGACGACTTTGACGAGGCCGTTAAAAAGCTAAATGATATAAAAAACGAAGCAAAATTTTTGGCTTAG
- the pta gene encoding phosphate acetyltransferase: MKSCYVFTDKNLAHLQEIIATKFKKVEIFKIIPDENDKNNLINSNEKEFFLKFIDKFEELKAKSDFVIVIGCEGFSVFGKSEINLKLARNLNAPVFDENASELKALNPNSKLLITDDFDEILSYKADIITPFKFQSLLLKRAKVANKTVVLPESDDERILKAAHIVLEKGAANIILLGLEDEISKKAAALGLNLSKAKVINPEQNELTKEFAKKIYELRKHKGVDEVKANALAKDKIYFATMLIHEGIADALVSGATMSTADTIRPALQIIKTKPNVSVVSGAFFMALEEEILLFADCAVTPNPSADELASITLSSAQTASAFGLSPKIAMLSYSTADSGSGPDVEFVKEAAKKASELDANLKISAPIQFDAAVDLSVAGKKMPNSEVAGHANVFIFPNLNCGNICYKAVQRSANALAVGPILQGLKKPVNDLSRGCLVEDVVNTILISAIQAGE; this comes from the coding sequence ATGAAAAGTTGTTACGTTTTTACAGACAAAAATTTAGCACATCTGCAAGAAATTATAGCTACAAAATTCAAAAAAGTTGAGATTTTTAAGATAATCCCAGATGAAAACGATAAAAATAACTTAATAAATTCAAATGAAAAAGAATTTTTTCTAAAATTTATAGATAAATTTGAAGAGTTAAAAGCCAAAAGCGACTTCGTCATAGTCATTGGCTGTGAGGGCTTTAGTGTCTTTGGCAAAAGCGAGATAAATTTAAAGCTAGCTAGAAATTTAAACGCACCAGTTTTTGATGAAAACGCAAGCGAGCTAAAAGCGCTAAATCCAAACTCAAAGCTTCTAATAACCGATGATTTTGATGAAATTTTGAGCTACAAGGCTGACATAATCACACCATTTAAATTTCAAAGCTTGCTTCTAAAAAGGGCCAAAGTAGCAAACAAGACCGTTGTTTTACCAGAGAGCGACGATGAGAGAATTTTAAAAGCAGCTCACATCGTGCTAGAAAAAGGTGCGGCAAATATCATCTTGCTAGGACTTGAAGATGAAATTTCAAAAAAAGCGGCCGCTTTGGGGCTAAATTTAAGCAAAGCCAAAGTGATCAATCCAGAACAAAATGAGCTAACAAAAGAATTTGCAAAGAAAATTTATGAGCTTAGAAAGCATAAAGGCGTGGACGAAGTCAAGGCAAACGCACTTGCTAAAGATAAAATTTACTTTGCTACGATGCTAATTCATGAAGGCATAGCTGATGCCTTGGTAAGTGGTGCTACAATGAGCACGGCTGATACGATCCGCCCAGCTTTGCAGATCATAAAAACAAAGCCAAATGTAAGTGTGGTAAGTGGGGCATTTTTCATGGCACTTGAAGAGGAAATTTTACTCTTTGCCGACTGCGCCGTCACGCCAAATCCAAGCGCAGATGAGCTAGCTAGCATCACGCTAAGCAGCGCTCAAACGGCAAGTGCTTTTGGACTTAGCCCAAAGATCGCCATGCTAAGCTACTCTACGGCTGATAGTGGAAGTGGGCCTGATGTGGAGTTTGTAAAAGAAGCTGCTAAAAAAGCTAGCGAGCTTGATGCAAATTTAAAAATCTCAGCGCCAATTCAGTTTGACGCAGCCGTTGATCTAAGTGTCGCTGGCAAAAAGATGCCAAACTCAGAGGTTGCTGGGCATGCAAATGTCTTTATTTTTCCAAATTTAAACTGTGGAAATATCTGTTACAAAGCAGTTCAGCGAAGCGCAAACGCCCTAGCCGTAGGTCCGATACTTCAAGGATTAAAAAAGCCGGTTAATGACCTAAGCCGCGGTTGCCTCGTTGAAGACGTGGTAAATACTATCTTAATCAGTGCCATACAAGCAGGAGAATAA
- a CDS encoding acetate kinase, which produces MRILVLNSGSSSIKFQLFAMDTKTSLASGLIEQIGSSSSRAVLKANGETYEIKRFIKDHHDGLEAMNELFVTSHTLHDLSELDGIGHRIVHGGESFFSSMIVDESVIKKIEEISPLAPLHNPGHLAGIKNAMKESKNVPHVVVFDTVFHQSMPEYAYRYALPYDVCKTHHIRKYGFHGTSHRYVCKQAAKMLGIEFDKFNAISLHLGNGASACAVQNGKSIDTSMGLSPLEGLIMGTRSGDMDPAVVIYLLNIGVLKWNEIDNFLNKKSGLFGICGSSDMRDVVAKMQDDERAKLAFEMFCYRVKKYIGSYYAILGRVDALIFTGGIGENAPNTRQKICDDLKHLGIHINHDLNFSSERGERCIDDKDATIKTLIIPTNEELEIAIETARVIKESKAK; this is translated from the coding sequence ATGAGAATTTTGGTTTTAAACTCGGGTAGTAGCTCAATAAAATTTCAACTTTTTGCAATGGATACCAAAACCAGTCTAGCAAGCGGTCTAATAGAGCAAATCGGTAGCTCCAGCTCAAGAGCGGTACTAAAAGCGAATGGTGAAACCTACGAGATAAAACGCTTCATAAAAGACCACCATGACGGACTTGAGGCGATGAACGAGCTCTTTGTCACTTCACACACCTTGCACGATCTAAGCGAGCTTGATGGTATCGGACACAGGATAGTTCACGGCGGCGAGAGCTTTTTTAGCTCGATGATCGTTGATGAGAGCGTCATCAAAAAGATCGAGGAGATAAGTCCACTTGCCCCTCTTCATAACCCAGGGCACCTTGCTGGCATTAAAAACGCAATGAAAGAGAGCAAAAATGTGCCTCACGTGGTCGTTTTTGACACGGTATTTCATCAAAGCATGCCAGAGTACGCCTACCGCTACGCTCTACCTTATGACGTTTGCAAGACTCATCATATCAGAAAATACGGCTTTCACGGCACATCGCATAGATACGTCTGCAAGCAAGCGGCCAAAATGCTTGGCATAGAATTTGATAAATTTAACGCTATCTCACTTCATCTAGGTAACGGCGCCTCAGCCTGTGCAGTACAAAATGGCAAAAGTATCGATACCTCGATGGGGCTTAGCCCACTTGAAGGGCTCATAATGGGTACAAGAAGTGGCGATATGGACCCAGCTGTGGTCATTTACCTGCTAAATATCGGCGTCTTAAAGTGGAACGAGATCGATAACTTTTTAAATAAAAAAAGCGGACTTTTTGGAATTTGTGGCTCAAGCGACATGAGAGATGTTGTGGCCAAAATGCAAGACGATGAGCGAGCAAAGCTTGCATTTGAGATGTTTTGCTACCGAGTGAAAAAATATATTGGCTCATATTACGCCATTTTAGGACGCGTTGATGCGCTCATATTTACCGGCGGTATTGGCGAAAATGCACCAAATACAAGGCAAAAAATTTGTGATGATCTAAAGCATCTTGGCATTCACATAAATCACGATCTAAATTTCTCAAGCGAGAGAGGTGAAAGGTGCATAGATGATAAAGATGCAACAATAAAAACGCTCATCATCCCAACAAACGAAGAGCTAGAAATCGCGATAGAAACGGCTAGAGTAATAAAAGAGAGCAAAGCTAAATAA
- a CDS encoding tetratricopeptide repeat protein, whose product MYWRKILVFFMSVFFNSQLLLADDNKSINLRLMQALLFQDSGDVNASIQAYSNIFKDTNQKAYLKEAIKLAFATKNENLDTLISEGEKSLKDDSDFIRIKVANLVNLSKLNEAKSLMQELATKEPNAQNLLMLGTICMMQNETTTALKYFEEAYSLKQEEENLLRIVDILINRMDKIKDATKYLEKFRDEQGCTLKTCELLAEIYSQQRNFPKVIELFEELYELNHDTSYIDKIVQFFIYDKNYKAAIEILKKYSYNDIALMDLYAATSNFGDAYILAVKIYNDSRDLNFLAKAAIYEYEMNKDNLNEQKMSEILDKFEASVPKLENDMFFNYYGYLLIDHDIDPRKGIELVQKALAISPESPYYEDSLAWGYFKLGECKKAKGIMQHAMKDIDFRASKEAKEHLHLIERCIINLNKRLKK is encoded by the coding sequence ATGTATTGGCGTAAAATTTTAGTATTTTTTATGAGCGTATTTTTTAACTCGCAGCTACTTTTGGCTGACGATAATAAAAGTATAAATTTACGTCTAATGCAGGCTTTATTGTTTCAAGATAGCGGAGATGTGAATGCTAGTATTCAAGCTTACTCAAACATTTTTAAAGACACAAATCAAAAAGCTTATTTAAAAGAGGCGATCAAACTCGCCTTTGCTACAAAAAATGAAAATTTAGACACTTTGATAAGTGAAGGCGAAAAAAGCTTAAAAGACGATAGCGATTTTATCCGTATAAAGGTGGCAAATTTAGTAAATCTTTCAAAGCTAAATGAGGCTAAAAGTTTAATGCAAGAGCTTGCCACAAAAGAGCCAAATGCCCAAAATTTACTCATGCTTGGCACTATTTGTATGATGCAAAATGAAACAACGACTGCGCTAAAATACTTTGAAGAGGCATACTCGCTAAAGCAAGAAGAAGAAAACTTGCTCCGTATCGTTGATATTTTGATAAATCGCATGGATAAGATAAAAGACGCTACAAAATATCTTGAAAAATTTAGAGATGAACAAGGCTGCACGCTAAAGACTTGCGAGCTTTTGGCTGAAATTTACTCCCAGCAAAGAAATTTCCCAAAGGTGATCGAACTCTTTGAAGAGCTTTATGAGCTAAATCACGACACTTCGTATATTGATAAGATTGTGCAGTTTTTTATCTATGATAAAAATTACAAAGCAGCAATTGAAATTTTAAAAAAATATAGCTACAACGATATAGCGCTTATGGATCTTTATGCGGCGACTAGTAATTTTGGTGATGCATACATACTTGCTGTTAAAATTTATAACGATAGCAGGGATTTAAATTTTTTAGCAAAAGCCGCGATTTACGAATACGAGATGAATAAAGATAACTTGAACGAACAAAAAATGTCTGAAATTTTAGACAAATTTGAAGCTAGCGTGCCAAAGCTAGAAAATGATATGTTTTTTAACTATTATGGCTACTTGCTGATAGATCATGATATTGACCCTAGAAAGGGTATAGAGCTTGTGCAAAAGGCGCTTGCTATCTCGCCTGAGTCGCCTTATTATGAGGATTCGCTAGCGTGGGGATATTTTAAGCTTGGTGAGTGCAAAAAGGCAAAGGGCATTATGCAGCACGCGATGAAAGATATTGATTTTAGAGCTTCAAAAGAGGCAAAAGAACATTTGCACCTAATAGAGCGCTGTATAATAAATCTAAATAAAAGGCTTAAAAAATGA
- a CDS encoding YkgJ family cysteine cluster protein — MRVQGFSYEFDASFCESCGGKCCTGESGYIWINEEEISKFCTAFHMSKDEFEKQFLIRVGLRCSIKEKPYEDGFACVFFDEKNKNCSVYELRPQQCRTFPFWNYFKKNLKELKAECIGVKF; from the coding sequence GTGAGGGTGCAAGGCTTTAGCTATGAGTTTGATGCCAGCTTTTGCGAGAGCTGTGGCGGCAAGTGTTGCACAGGAGAGAGCGGCTACATTTGGATAAACGAAGAAGAAATTTCAAAATTTTGCACTGCATTTCATATGAGTAAAGATGAGTTTGAAAAGCAGTTTTTAATAAGAGTTGGGCTAAGGTGTAGCATAAAAGAGAAACCTTATGAAGATGGCTTTGCTTGTGTATTTTTTGATGAAAAAAATAAAAACTGCTCGGTTTATGAGCTAAGGCCACAGCAGTGTAGGACTTTTCCGTTTTGGAATTATTTTAAAAAAAATTTAAAGGAGCTAAAAGCAGAATGTATTGGCGTAAAATTTTAG
- a CDS encoding HIT family protein, translating to MQHLCAPWRSEYFSAKKDSCVFCDVVNSDDDDKNGVLFRAKHCFGIMNLYPYSPGHFMIIPNQHTDKIEELDEQTWFEMSKFVRLGVEILKKELYANGVNIGMNLGKAAGAGIAEHVHYHLVPRWSGDTNFITTISDVRVNGTPFHPLFEKLKKAFSAVI from the coding sequence ATGCAGCACCTTTGTGCCCCTTGGAGAAGCGAATACTTTAGCGCTAAAAAAGATAGCTGTGTTTTTTGTGATGTTGTAAACTCAGATGATGATGATAAAAATGGTGTGCTTTTTCGAGCTAAACATTGTTTTGGGATTATGAATTTATATCCGTATTCTCCAGGACATTTTATGATAATACCAAATCAGCATACCGATAAGATCGAAGAGCTTGATGAGCAGACTTGGTTTGAGATGAGTAAATTTGTAAGGCTTGGAGTTGAAATTTTAAAAAAAGAGCTTTATGCTAATGGCGTAAATATAGGTATGAATTTAGGCAAAGCAGCAGGAGCTGGCATAGCTGAGCACGTGCATTATCACCTTGTGCCAAGGTGGAGCGGGGATACAAATTTTATAACCACCATCTCTGATGTGAGAGTAAATGGCACGCCATTTCATCCACTTTTTGAGAAATTAAAAAAGGCATTTAGTGCCGTTATTTGA
- a CDS encoding acetolactate synthase large subunit, with the protein MKQISGSQMISEALHEEGVEIVFGYPGGAALNIYDETYKQTYFKHVLVRHEQAAVHAADGYARVSGKVGVAFVTSGPGFTNAVTGLATAYSDSIPIVLISGQVPTFMIGTDAFQEIDAVGISRPCVKHNFLVNSVEELPRIIKEAFYIARSGRPGPVHIDIPKNITSRLGDFVYPKEISIPSYKPTYKGNQKQIKKAAVAINEAKRPLLYIGGGAVASNASEIIRKFMKKTGIPAVETLMALGVLDAKDELNLGMAGMHGSYASNMALSECDLLISLGARFCDRITGRTDEFAKHAKIIHIDIDPSSISKIINAHYPIVGDLTNVLTELYEEVNAKPENYAPWREILDRYSKLNPLGYTDSDKVLKPQWVIEETAKIAGADAIISTDVGQHQMWVAQFYPFNRARQLVTSGGLGTMGYGLPAAIGAKCAKPDNLVINFTGDGSILMNIQELMTAHEINMPVINIILNNNFLGMVRQWQTFFYEKRYSSTDLSLQPDFVKIAEGFGGVGFVCKSKDEFRKALKEAIDSKKSAMIDVRIDRFEDVLPMVPAGAAIYNMILKSKEEK; encoded by the coding sequence ATAAAACAGATTTCCGGTTCACAGATGATAAGCGAGGCCTTGCACGAAGAGGGCGTTGAGATAGTTTTTGGCTATCCTGGCGGTGCAGCTTTAAATATCTACGACGAGACATATAAACAAACTTATTTTAAGCACGTTTTGGTTCGCCACGAGCAAGCAGCCGTTCATGCAGCCGATGGATACGCTAGAGTTAGTGGTAAAGTTGGCGTTGCTTTTGTGACAAGTGGCCCTGGCTTTACAAATGCAGTCACTGGCCTTGCAACAGCTTATAGCGACAGTATCCCAATCGTGCTTATAAGCGGTCAGGTGCCAACATTTATGATCGGTACAGATGCTTTTCAAGAGATCGATGCGGTCGGCATTTCACGCCCCTGTGTTAAGCATAACTTTTTAGTTAATAGCGTTGAAGAGCTACCTCGTATCATAAAAGAGGCGTTTTACATCGCAAGATCAGGCCGTCCAGGACCGGTTCATATCGATATCCCAAAAAATATCACATCAAGACTTGGTGACTTTGTCTATCCAAAAGAAATTTCTATCCCAAGCTATAAGCCAACTTATAAAGGCAACCAAAAGCAGATAAAAAAAGCAGCAGTTGCGATAAATGAAGCTAAAAGACCACTTCTATACATCGGTGGCGGTGCAGTCGCATCAAATGCAAGCGAGATCATCCGTAAATTTATGAAAAAAACTGGCATCCCAGCAGTTGAGACACTGATGGCTCTTGGCGTGCTTGATGCAAAAGATGAGCTAAATTTAGGCATGGCAGGCATGCATGGTAGCTACGCTTCAAATATGGCACTTAGTGAGTGCGACCTTCTCATCTCGCTTGGAGCTAGGTTTTGTGACAGGATCACTGGCAGGACGGATGAGTTTGCCAAACATGCAAAGATAATTCACATAGATATCGATCCAAGCTCCATCTCAAAGATCATAAACGCTCACTATCCAATCGTTGGCGATCTTACAAACGTGCTAACTGAGCTTTATGAAGAAGTCAATGCAAAGCCTGAAAACTACGCACCTTGGAGAGAAATTTTAGATAGATATTCTAAACTAAATCCACTTGGCTACACAGATAGCGACAAGGTCTTAAAACCACAATGGGTCATCGAAGAGACTGCAAAGATAGCAGGAGCTGATGCGATAATCTCAACAGACGTCGGACAGCACCAAATGTGGGTGGCGCAGTTTTATCCGTTTAACCGAGCAAGACAGCTTGTTACAAGTGGTGGACTTGGCACAATGGGATACGGCCTCCCTGCAGCGATCGGCGCAAAATGTGCAAAACCAGACAATCTTGTTATAAATTTTACAGGCGATGGCTCAATACTTATGAATATCCAAGAATTAATGACTGCTCATGAGATAAATATGCCCGTTATAAACATCATTTTAAATAACAATTTCTTGGGCATGGTGCGCCAGTGGCAGACATTTTTCTATGAAAAACGCTACTCATCGACTGATCTTAGCTTGCAGCCTGATTTTGTCAAGATCGCTGAGGGATTTGGTGGTGTTGGCTTTGTTTGCAAGAGTAAGGATGAGTTTAGAAAGGCTTTAAAAGAAGCGATCGATAGTAAGAAATCAGCGATGATCGACGTTAGGATCGACCGCTTTGAGGATGTGCTTCCTATGGTTCCAGCTGGAGCTGCGATTTATAATATGATATTAAAGAGCAAGGAAGAAAAATGA